In Candidatus Margulisiibacteriota bacterium, a single window of DNA contains:
- a CDS encoding undecaprenyl/decaprenyl-phosphate alpha-N-acetylglucosaminyl 1-phosphate transferase has protein sequence MHYFDIFISAFFISLILTPIVKKLSIKAGFFDIPNERKVHSMPIARLGGVGIFCGFIASFFVVHFIYNIPLEKTLSSIMIGSFFIVILGFFDDIKELRASVKLAGQLFVAIITAISFHGIGFGIQIEFISNPFGGGLIHLGALSVPITVLWIIGIINAMNLIDGLDGLASGVTVIAGFSLFLGALVTGEITAAFITIAIIGATLGFLKYNYNPASIFMGDTGSMLLGYVLATVSIIGVLKSTTSIALAVPILAIGIPIYDTISSIIRRLKRGQPIFKADGQHIHHRLLYIGFTHKQVVKIMYFASILLGFCSLIMTMLSGVQSLLALIFICIIIAIGIIKIQKETNY, from the coding sequence ATGCACTACTTTGATATATTTATTTCTGCTTTTTTTATTTCATTAATACTAACTCCTATTGTTAAAAAGTTATCGATTAAGGCTGGGTTTTTTGATATTCCTAATGAACGGAAAGTTCATTCCATGCCTATTGCCCGTCTAGGCGGAGTTGGAATATTCTGCGGGTTTATCGCCTCTTTTTTTGTCGTTCATTTTATTTATAATATTCCTCTAGAAAAAACATTAAGTAGTATAATGATCGGTAGCTTTTTTATCGTCATATTAGGTTTTTTTGACGATATAAAAGAATTGCGTGCATCGGTTAAGCTGGCTGGACAATTGTTTGTGGCAATTATTACTGCAATCAGTTTTCATGGGATAGGTTTTGGTATTCAAATTGAATTTATTTCGAATCCTTTTGGTGGCGGACTTATCCATTTGGGAGCTCTGAGTGTTCCGATTACAGTTCTATGGATAATAGGCATAATAAATGCAATGAATTTGATTGACGGATTAGATGGGTTAGCATCCGGAGTGACAGTGATCGCAGGGTTTAGTCTGTTTTTAGGTGCGTTAGTGACTGGAGAGATAACTGCGGCGTTTATTACTATTGCGATAATTGGTGCGACCCTCGGTTTTCTGAAGTATAATTATAACCCTGCTTCAATTTTCATGGGTGATACCGGCAGTATGCTTCTTGGTTATGTTCTTGCCACCGTTTCTATTATAGGAGTTTTGAAAAGTACGACGTCAATTGCGTTAGCAGTGCCAATTCTTGCAATCGGGATACCAATTTATGATACTATCTCGTCAATTATCCGGCGGTTAAAAAGAGGTCAGCCAATATTTAAAGCAGATGGACAACATATCCATCATAGATTATTATACATTGGATTTACGCATAAGCAGGTTGTGAAAATAATGTATTTTGCTAGTATCCTTTTAGGCTTTTGTTCATTAATCATGACGATGCTCAGTGGTGTTCAGAGTTTGTTAGCTCTTATATTTATATGTATAATAATAGCAATTGGAATAATTAAAATTCAAAAAGAAACGAATTACTAA
- the flhA gene encoding flagellar biosynthesis protein FlhA translates to MDFLKKFREKIPISDFLVSLMLVLIISLMVIPLQTWMLDILLVLSMALGIMVLLVAIFLNEPLDFAAFPSILLVLTLFRLSLNISTTRLILSLGEEFDGEVIHAFAEFVTKGNFIVGVVAFSIITIVQFMVITKGSERVAEVAARFTLDAMPGKQMSIDADLNAGLIDANEARARRKKIEREATFFGSMDGANKFVRGDSIAGIIIVFVNIIGGILIGKFQQNLEIRDALETFGRLTIGDGLVTQVPALLISIATGLVITKSASEVSLGTDIQKQILKEPKAFLFTAGILFMFGLVPGLPTFPFLALAGGSALVGVTLLKARKDEMEVAQIAGDSTAKEALKKPENLLGTLSLDPISLKTGRNLIPLIDPAQNGPLLERITLVRYHIGQDLGFVIPGVRVMDDLSLAPNAYKVEIRGTKVSLGEAFTDCYYIKHGLKELRERNVSGIEVIDPVTLEPAVWVSQDHGRVLQELAIPAQTATDYITSHFSEVIKRHADEIMTRQNVQSLLELVKNTNAAIVRELVPDMLSLGQVHKVLQNLVKERVSIRDLSTILERLADYAHVSRDTNLLAEYVRQSLARQICSSYTDKDEMLTVLTIDPRLEETMIGSVHQSEYGSFLALDPNIGEKILSQLSEHFKNFTRMGRPPVVLCSPRLRPHFKRFTERNFPVLAVLSYNEVVSQVKVQSIGIISDDY, encoded by the coding sequence ATGGATTTCCTAAAAAAATTTCGAGAAAAAATTCCAATTTCTGACTTTTTAGTTTCTTTGATGCTTGTTTTAATAATAAGCCTCATGGTAATTCCTTTACAGACGTGGATGCTGGATATCCTGTTAGTGCTAAGTATGGCACTCGGGATCATGGTTCTTTTGGTCGCGATATTTCTTAATGAACCCTTGGATTTTGCTGCGTTTCCTTCTATTTTGCTCGTATTAACTCTTTTTCGGCTATCCTTGAATATCTCGACAACCCGATTGATCCTCTCTCTGGGAGAGGAGTTTGATGGCGAAGTCATACATGCCTTTGCCGAATTTGTAACCAAAGGTAATTTTATCGTTGGTGTTGTAGCTTTTTCTATTATAACGATTGTTCAATTTATGGTTATTACAAAAGGTTCTGAACGAGTAGCTGAGGTTGCTGCTCGATTTACCTTGGACGCCATGCCCGGAAAACAAATGAGTATTGATGCTGATCTTAATGCAGGGTTGATCGACGCTAATGAGGCTAGGGCGAGAAGAAAAAAGATTGAAAGGGAAGCAACTTTTTTCGGTTCGATGGACGGGGCTAATAAATTTGTTCGCGGAGACTCGATTGCCGGTATTATTATTGTGTTCGTTAATATCATCGGGGGTATATTGATTGGAAAATTTCAGCAGAACCTGGAAATAAGGGACGCACTGGAGACCTTTGGCCGACTGACGATTGGTGACGGACTTGTGACTCAGGTGCCAGCTTTGCTCATCTCTATTGCCACGGGTCTCGTAATAACCAAGTCTGCCTCAGAAGTCAGCTTAGGAACAGATATTCAGAAACAGATATTAAAGGAACCAAAGGCGTTTCTTTTTACTGCGGGCATTTTGTTTATGTTCGGTTTGGTACCCGGGTTGCCGACATTCCCTTTTCTCGCATTAGCGGGAGGCTCCGCATTGGTTGGTGTAACGTTATTAAAAGCGAGAAAAGACGAAATGGAAGTAGCTCAAATCGCCGGGGATTCCACTGCGAAAGAAGCCCTTAAGAAACCGGAGAATTTGCTAGGGACCTTGAGTCTGGATCCTATTAGCTTGAAAACCGGTAGGAACTTGATCCCTCTTATTGACCCGGCTCAGAACGGGCCTCTGCTTGAGCGGATTACGCTTGTCAGGTATCACATAGGACAAGACTTGGGCTTTGTTATTCCTGGTGTTCGGGTAATGGATGATCTCAGCCTTGCGCCTAATGCTTACAAAGTTGAAATTCGTGGTACCAAGGTATCGTTAGGGGAAGCCTTTACTGATTGTTATTATATTAAGCATGGTTTAAAAGAATTGAGAGAAAGAAATGTTTCAGGTATTGAAGTCATAGATCCCGTAACCCTTGAACCTGCCGTTTGGGTTTCTCAGGACCATGGCCGAGTTTTACAGGAATTGGCAATACCTGCGCAAACTGCCACAGATTATATAACAAGCCATTTCTCTGAGGTAATAAAGCGGCATGCCGATGAAATAATGACCAGGCAGAATGTTCAATCACTCTTGGAATTGGTGAAAAATACAAATGCAGCTATTGTTCGTGAATTGGTTCCTGATATGCTGTCCTTGGGGCAGGTTCATAAGGTTTTGCAGAATTTAGTAAAAGAAAGAGTTTCGATCAGGGATTTATCTACTATTTTGGAACGGCTCGCAGATTATGCTCATGTGTCGCGAGATACGAATTTGCTTGCTGAGTACGTTCGTCAGTCGCTCGCTCGTCAAATATGTTCCTCATACACTGATAAAGATGAAATGTTAACAGTCCTTACCATTGATCCTCGACTTGAAGAAACGATGATCGGTTCCGTTCATCAATCAGAATATGGTTCCTTCCTTGCCTTAGATCCCAATATTGGTGAAAAAATATTAAGCCAGTTATCGGAACACTTTAAGAATTTTACAAGAATGGGAAGACCGCCGGTCGTGCTCTGTTCTCCACGGTTAAGGCCGCACTTCAAACGATTTACAGAACGGAATTTCCCGGTATTGGCTGTTTTGTCATATAATGAGGTAGTTTCGCAGGTGAAAGTTCAATCAATCGGTATTATTTCTGATGACTATTAA
- the flhB gene encoding flagellar biosynthesis protein FlhB — MGEQAGDKTEEPTPHKLREARKKGQIVKSKEVTTAFLLLSSYYVLKANAPMMWEEINKYLYFNYSFISKPLTASIFGVLLTQAVFTFFKVLTPLFLTILGVAVLAEILQTQFNFSTDPLMPKLSKINPLEGFKRMFSMKGIIELIKSLAKIGIVLWITYKAIFADIHKILTVSSLPLMAFMRLTGEIVMRIVTRVGIFYLMIAMLDYFYQRYEFMKGMRMSKQEIKEEYKKLEGDPQIKQRMRQMAREAAMSRGMGKVPSADVVVTNPTHIAVAIKYDASIMKAPQVIAKGQLKLAEKIKAIAEENNIPIVEKVELARALFASAEIGGEVPFDLYRTVAEVLAFVYEIKKQKRQPRAL; from the coding sequence ATGGGCGAGCAAGCCGGAGATAAAACAGAGGAACCTACCCCGCACAAATTAAGGGAGGCTAGAAAAAAGGGCCAGATAGTTAAGAGTAAGGAAGTAACTACGGCATTCCTGCTGCTTTCCTCCTATTACGTATTGAAGGCCAATGCTCCCATGATGTGGGAAGAGATTAACAAGTACCTCTATTTTAACTACTCTTTTATATCCAAACCCCTTACTGCGAGTATTTTTGGTGTTCTGCTTACTCAGGCTGTTTTTACGTTTTTCAAAGTTTTAACACCGCTTTTTCTAACAATTTTAGGTGTAGCAGTTTTAGCAGAAATTCTTCAGACACAGTTTAACTTTTCTACTGATCCGCTCATGCCAAAACTATCTAAAATTAACCCTCTTGAAGGGTTTAAGCGAATGTTTTCTATGAAAGGAATTATTGAGCTCATTAAATCGTTAGCGAAAATCGGAATAGTGTTGTGGATTACCTATAAAGCTATTTTTGCGGATATACATAAGATATTAACCGTAAGTTCATTGCCCTTGATGGCCTTTATGAGGTTGACTGGCGAAATTGTTATGAGAATTGTAACCAGGGTTGGTATTTTTTATTTGATGATTGCTATGCTGGATTATTTTTATCAGAGATATGAATTTATGAAGGGAATGCGCATGTCGAAGCAGGAGATCAAAGAAGAGTATAAAAAACTTGAGGGAGATCCCCAAATCAAGCAGAGAATGCGTCAGATGGCACGTGAGGCAGCTATGTCTCGAGGAATGGGCAAAGTCCCCAGTGCAGATGTTGTTGTGACGAACCCGACACATATCGCTGTGGCAATTAAATATGATGCTTCGATAATGAAAGCACCTCAGGTTATAGCCAAAGGACAATTGAAGTTGGCTGAAAAGATTAAGGCAATTGCGGAAGAGAATAATATTCCTATTGTTGAAAAAGTTGAGTTGGCTCGGGCTCTTTTTGCTTCTGCTGAGATTGGTGGAGAGGTGCCTTTTGATCTGTACCGGACTGTCGCAGAAGTACTGGCCTTTGTTTACGAGATCAAAAAACAAAAACGGCAGCCTCGCGCTTTGTAG
- the fliR gene encoding flagellar biosynthetic protein FliR codes for MIIPGIYINLFFLVMVRLAGFFTTAPVFNSKLISTRVKTALIFWLTLIIMFVIPIPKNIPEFSSYFIIYLIHGFLFGALIGAIANFIFSGVQFAGSLMDMQMGLSVAQTFDPMVGAQVTIMERLMQFLCLLIFINLRGHHILLGGIYESFRMFPVTSMINLENSYISIIELCKLLFYIGVQISAPIVLVIFLLDFSFGIISRVAPQVNVFQLGFQVKPVLGGLIFILLLPLMIDRITAYLLPINDHILKLFALLQSG; via the coding sequence ATGATAATTCCTGGAATTTATATTAATTTGTTCTTTTTGGTCATGGTAAGGTTGGCTGGTTTTTTTACAACAGCACCGGTTTTCAACTCTAAGCTTATTTCCACAAGAGTCAAAACCGCATTGATCTTTTGGCTGACATTAATTATCATGTTTGTTATCCCGATACCCAAAAATATCCCTGAATTTTCCTCTTACTTCATCATTTATCTTATACATGGCTTTTTATTTGGGGCCCTGATAGGTGCCATAGCAAATTTCATTTTCTCAGGAGTACAGTTTGCCGGGTCGCTAATGGATATGCAAATGGGACTCAGTGTTGCGCAGACTTTTGACCCTATGGTTGGCGCTCAGGTCACTATAATGGAAAGACTGATGCAGTTCCTGTGTTTATTGATTTTCATTAATCTCAGAGGACATCATATATTACTCGGTGGTATTTATGAAAGCTTCAGGATGTTTCCGGTAACGAGCATGATCAATTTAGAAAATTCATACATCAGTATTATTGAGCTTTGCAAGTTACTTTTTTACATAGGAGTACAAATCTCAGCACCCATTGTCCTGGTTATATTTTTATTGGATTTTTCTTTTGGAATTATTTCGCGAGTAGCACCGCAAGTTAATGTTTTTCAGCTGGGCTTTCAGGTGAAGCCAGTTCTTGGCGGGTTAATATTTATACTCCTTTTGCCATTGATGATTGATAGAATTACAGCCTATTTACTTCCAATAAATGATCATATACTGAAATTGTTTGCACTTCTGCAAAGTGGATGA
- the fliQ gene encoding flagellar biosynthetic protein FliQ, giving the protein MNQSLAINILYEGIMLQLILVLPIIVTGLIIGLMVALFQAVTQIQEQTLTFVPKMVVVMVMIIVLAPWMFSSMIDFVVHTWSNIPMYAR; this is encoded by the coding sequence ATGAACCAAAGTTTAGCGATAAATATCTTGTATGAAGGGATTATGCTTCAACTAATATTAGTGCTTCCAATTATCGTTACCGGATTAATTATTGGTTTAATGGTTGCGCTTTTTCAAGCGGTTACTCAGATTCAAGAGCAGACGTTAACCTTTGTTCCCAAAATGGTAGTGGTCATGGTAATGATAATCGTGCTTGCTCCATGGATGTTCTCATCTATGATAGATTTCGTAGTTCATACTTGGAGTAATATACCCATGTATGCCAGATAA
- the fliP gene encoding flagellar biosynthetic protein FliP, whose translation MKLLFFIFTFLLAGSAVYAAVAHPAVAEPISFSLDTIKKPLVFSDSISLLIALSSISLIPFFLITTTSFLRIIIVLGSLRMALGTQQSPPNSVLIAVALFLTVFIMSGVWGQIEKTALVPYNKGKISQEQAINNAITPLKSFMLRQVKESDLALLIQISKIKVAKPDDVPIWVVIPAFIMSEITIGFSIAFVIFIPFVLVDLIVANVLLSLGMFMLSPVMISLPFKILLFVLADGFALITKGLLLSFH comes from the coding sequence ATGAAATTACTTTTTTTTATATTCACGTTCCTCTTGGCGGGGTCAGCGGTATACGCTGCCGTAGCACATCCTGCAGTTGCTGAACCTATTAGTTTTTCTTTAGATACTATAAAAAAGCCGTTGGTATTTAGTGACAGTATTTCTTTGTTAATTGCCTTGTCGTCTATCTCCTTAATCCCGTTTTTTCTCATTACGACAACTTCTTTTTTACGTATTATTATTGTACTGGGTTCCTTGCGTATGGCATTGGGTACTCAGCAGTCTCCTCCTAATTCCGTGCTCATTGCCGTTGCCCTATTTTTAACTGTTTTCATTATGTCTGGTGTGTGGGGGCAAATTGAGAAGACGGCATTAGTTCCTTATAATAAAGGAAAAATTAGCCAGGAACAGGCTATTAATAATGCAATTACCCCACTAAAAAGCTTTATGCTCAGACAGGTAAAAGAGTCAGATCTGGCATTGCTGATCCAGATATCTAAGATTAAAGTTGCAAAACCGGATGATGTGCCTATCTGGGTTGTTATTCCAGCGTTCATAATGTCTGAGATTACTATTGGGTTTTCAATTGCTTTTGTTATTTTTATCCCGTTTGTTCTCGTAGACTTGATAGTTGCAAATGTTTTATTATCTTTGGGGATGTTTATGCTTTCTCCGGTTATGATTTCGTTACCTTTTAAAATTCTTTTATTTGTATTGGCAGATGGATTTGCCTTAATAACCAAAGGGTTATTGTTAAGCTTTCATTGA
- the fliN gene encoding flagellar motor switch protein FliN, with product MAQEKGKKKVKNDEDMILDDDKITLDKDGDAFEVNMIEFPDLHSPDSKANFNSDIFDNIPVKVTAELGSSMVSLKDVYELSEGAIIELDRHAGEPLDLLVNGQLVAQGEVVAVDNNYGIRIKTIIKNKK from the coding sequence ATGGCGCAAGAAAAGGGCAAGAAAAAAGTTAAAAATGATGAAGATATGATTCTTGATGATGATAAAATTACATTAGATAAAGATGGAGATGCTTTTGAAGTAAATATGATCGAGTTTCCAGACTTGCATTCTCCTGATAGCAAAGCAAATTTTAATTCGGATATATTTGATAACATTCCTGTTAAAGTTACTGCTGAGCTCGGTAGTTCGATGGTCTCTTTAAAAGATGTTTACGAGCTTTCTGAGGGGGCTATTATCGAACTGGATAGACATGCGGGAGAGCCGTTAGATTTGCTCGTCAATGGACAATTAGTTGCACAAGGCGAGGTCGTAGCTGTCGACAATAACTACGGTATAAGAATAAAAACAATAATTAAGAATAAAAAATAA
- a CDS encoding nucleoside-diphosphate kinase has product MERTFVMIKPDAVSRGLSGSIINRFEQRNIKIVAMKMMILSESFAAIHYAEHVGKSFYDELISFITSGPVLAMVLESPNVISIARAMMGKTNSADAAPGTIRGDYSMSNQQNIIHGSDSFESAQREISHFFKNEEIVGC; this is encoded by the coding sequence ATGGAGCGAACATTTGTTATGATTAAGCCTGACGCTGTCAGTCGAGGTCTCAGTGGCAGCATTATTAATAGATTTGAACAAAGAAATATTAAAATTGTCGCTATGAAAATGATGATATTATCGGAAAGTTTTGCTGCGATACATTATGCCGAGCATGTTGGGAAAAGTTTTTACGATGAACTTATATCGTTTATCACCTCCGGACCAGTTCTCGCCATGGTACTTGAAAGCCCGAATGTTATTTCAATTGCCAGGGCCATGATGGGGAAAACTAATTCCGCCGACGCAGCGCCTGGTACAATCCGAGGAGATTATTCCATGTCGAATCAACAGAATATAATACATGGATCGGATTCTTTTGAGTCAGCGCAAAGAGAGATCTCTCATTTTTTTAAGAATGAAGAAATTGTTGGATGTTAA
- the argH gene encoding argininosuccinate lyase yields MDSFINPKLWGGRFSSSPNELVEHLTESISFDYRLYRVDIIGSKAHAKALEKIGIISQKELTIVIEALDEIIADIESGNVEFREDLEDIHMNVEYLLTERIGELGKKIHTGRSRNDQIATDLRLYLKKEIHLIVLLILDLQKVLLALAKNNIDIIMPGFTHLQIAQPVLFSHHMMAYFEMLQRDRQRFTDCLTRMDSLPLGSAALAGSTFCQDRKFLAKELEFTSYSANSMDAVCDRDFAIEFLSSASILMMHLSRFSEEIILWLSAQFRYISIDDAFTTGSSIMPQKRNPDVAELTRGKTGRVYGDLMAMLTIMKGLPLTYNRDLQEDKEPLFDTIDTLSLVLPAFTAMVETIKVDREHLYSQSREGFAGATDFADFLSCQGVPFRDSHRIVGNLVKYCEDNEKYLDELTVEELYLFIPKDISLPDDLDDLLSPEASIKAREIPGGTGRSQVMRAISAAEKIISSIY; encoded by the coding sequence ATGGACAGTTTTATAAACCCAAAACTATGGGGTGGGAGATTTTCCTCTTCTCCAAATGAGCTGGTAGAGCATTTGACAGAATCAATAAGTTTTGATTACCGTCTGTATAGAGTCGATATTATTGGCTCGAAAGCACATGCGAAAGCCTTGGAAAAAATCGGTATTATTTCTCAAAAAGAGTTAACGATAGTAATTGAAGCACTTGATGAAATTATTGCAGACATAGAATCCGGAAATGTTGAATTTCGTGAAGATCTGGAAGATATTCATATGAATGTAGAGTATCTTCTTACGGAAAGGATTGGCGAGCTCGGGAAAAAGATCCATACCGGGCGAAGCCGAAATGATCAGATTGCCACGGATTTACGTCTTTATCTCAAAAAAGAAATTCATCTTATCGTTCTTTTAATATTAGACCTGCAAAAAGTCCTTCTTGCCCTTGCCAAGAATAATATTGATATTATTATGCCGGGGTTTACTCATTTACAAATAGCGCAGCCGGTCCTTTTTTCTCATCATATGATGGCGTACTTTGAGATGTTACAAAGAGATCGGCAGCGGTTCACAGATTGTTTGACTCGTATGGATAGTTTGCCTCTTGGATCTGCAGCACTAGCCGGAAGTACATTTTGCCAGGACCGGAAGTTTTTGGCGAAAGAACTTGAATTTACTTCATATTCAGCAAATAGTATGGATGCAGTTTGTGATAGGGATTTCGCTATTGAATTTTTATCGTCCGCGTCAATATTAATGATGCATTTGAGCCGGTTTTCGGAGGAAATTATTCTCTGGCTCTCTGCACAGTTTCGTTATATTTCAATTGATGACGCCTTTACAACCGGAAGTAGCATTATGCCGCAGAAACGTAATCCTGACGTGGCAGAGTTGACAAGAGGTAAGACTGGACGGGTCTATGGCGATTTGATGGCTATGCTCACTATCATGAAAGGGCTTCCTCTTACCTATAATAGGGATCTTCAAGAGGACAAAGAACCGCTATTCGACACAATCGATACCTTGTCTCTGGTACTTCCAGCGTTTACAGCCATGGTTGAAACCATAAAGGTTGATCGGGAGCACCTTTATAGCCAGTCGAGAGAAGGATTTGCCGGAGCCACGGATTTCGCTGATTTTTTGAGCTGCCAGGGTGTTCCGTTTCGAGACTCTCACCGTATAGTCGGGAATCTTGTTAAGTATTGTGAAGATAATGAAAAGTATTTAGATGAGCTGACAGTTGAAGAACTTTACTTGTTTATACCCAAAGATATCAGCTTGCCGGATGATCTGGATGATCTCCTTTCACCGGAAGCATCCATCAAAGCACGGGAAATACCTGGAGGCACTGGGCGTTCACAGGTAATGAGGGCTATCTCTGCTGCTGAAAAGATTATTTCATCCATATATTAG
- a CDS encoding argininosuccinate synthase: MSSVKKVVLAYSGGLDTSVIIPWLKENYGCEVIAFAADVGQGEELDPLNEKAIKTGASKIYIEDLKEEFVRDYIFPTLRAGAIYEDKYLLGTSFARPLIAKKQIEIAEKEGADAVSHGATGKGNDQVRFELTYMALNPHIKIIAPWKDDRWTLRSREDAIAYAEARNIPLTVTKEKIYSEDRNIWHVSHEGGELEDPWNSPLDRLWAISSPLEKTPDQAEYVEIEFEKGNPVAVNGNKLSPFNIVATLNGIGGKHGVGQIDLVENRLVGMKSRGVYETPGGTILYAAHQAIESLVLDKETYHYKQQIALKYADLVYNGQWFTQIRESLDAFVTKTQEYVTGVVRFKLYKGNVILAGVKSPYSLYHEELATFSQDEIYNQKDAIGFIKLFGLPLKVDALLRKKK, translated from the coding sequence ATGAGTAGCGTGAAAAAAGTTGTATTAGCGTATTCCGGAGGTCTTGATACTTCAGTCATTATCCCTTGGCTTAAAGAAAATTATGGTTGTGAAGTTATCGCGTTTGCTGCTGATGTGGGTCAAGGAGAAGAACTCGATCCACTTAACGAAAAAGCAATTAAGACCGGAGCTAGTAAAATATATATTGAAGACCTAAAAGAAGAATTTGTTCGGGATTATATATTCCCGACCCTTCGCGCTGGTGCAATTTATGAGGATAAATATTTACTCGGGACTTCTTTTGCGCGACCGTTAATCGCTAAGAAACAGATTGAAATTGCTGAAAAAGAGGGCGCTGATGCAGTATCTCACGGTGCAACCGGAAAAGGTAATGATCAGGTCCGCTTTGAGTTAACCTATATGGCCCTTAATCCACATATAAAGATTATCGCTCCCTGGAAAGATGATCGATGGACACTCAGATCAAGAGAAGATGCCATTGCTTATGCAGAAGCAAGAAATATCCCGCTTACCGTAACCAAAGAGAAAATTTATAGCGAAGATCGAAATATCTGGCATGTCAGCCACGAAGGCGGAGAACTTGAAGACCCTTGGAATTCGCCACTCGATAGGTTATGGGCAATTTCCTCACCGTTGGAAAAAACTCCGGACCAGGCGGAATATGTTGAGATAGAGTTTGAAAAAGGGAATCCTGTCGCTGTTAATGGCAACAAGTTAAGTCCGTTTAATATCGTTGCGACGTTGAACGGCATTGGTGGAAAACATGGTGTTGGGCAGATCGACCTTGTAGAAAACAGGCTTGTCGGAATGAAATCCCGAGGTGTCTATGAGACGCCTGGCGGAACCATTCTGTATGCGGCTCACCAGGCGATAGAATCTCTTGTTCTTGATAAAGAGACCTATCATTACAAACAGCAAATTGCTCTAAAATATGCTGACCTAGTTTATAATGGGCAATGGTTTACTCAAATCAGGGAATCCCTGGATGCTTTTGTGACAAAGACTCAAGAGTATGTAACCGGTGTGGTCAGGTTTAAGCTTTATAAGGGAAATGTAATTCTTGCCGGAGTCAAATCTCCGTATTCTCTTTATCATGAAGAACTCGCTACATTCTCACAAGACGAGATATATAATCAGAAGGATGCAATTGGGTTCATAAAATTATTTGGATTGCCACTGAAAGTTGACGCTCTCTTAAGAAAGAAAAAATAA
- the argF gene encoding ornithine carbamoyltransferase, whose product MRKNFLSILDFTTEELSDILDLANELKELSKKGQYPSLLAGKALAMFFEKPSNRTRVSFDVAIHQLGGYSINLEPSSIQLGGRESIADVARTLSRYVDGAVMRTFSHEMVEEFASHATFPVINGLTDFNHPCQALADIMTIFEKKGKRNDIVLSYVGDGNNVLQSLIGVAVRFGITLRVACPEKYFPEKEVLEFVKKNTKNNILIIDSPEEAVKSADVIYTDVWTSMGHEDEKEDRKKAFLPYQINSRLLSFAKKDAIVMHCLPAHRGEEITDEVIDGQQSVVFDQAENRLHAQKAVLVKLMKKDKE is encoded by the coding sequence ATGAGAAAGAACTTTCTCAGTATTCTTGATTTTACAACAGAAGAGCTCTCCGACATCCTCGATTTAGCCAATGAGCTTAAAGAACTATCAAAAAAAGGCCAATATCCTTCCTTGCTTGCAGGCAAAGCGCTTGCTATGTTTTTTGAAAAACCTTCAAATAGAACTCGTGTTTCTTTTGATGTTGCTATACATCAATTAGGTGGATATTCTATTAACTTGGAACCCTCCTCAATTCAGCTTGGCGGCAGAGAGTCCATAGCAGACGTCGCAAGAACGCTTTCAAGATATGTAGACGGGGCGGTTATGCGTACTTTTTCTCACGAAATGGTGGAAGAGTTTGCTTCACATGCAACTTTTCCAGTAATAAACGGACTTACAGATTTCAACCATCCTTGCCAGGCACTGGCTGATATTATGACCATTTTCGAAAAGAAAGGGAAGAGAAATGATATCGTACTCTCCTATGTCGGTGATGGAAATAATGTCCTTCAATCTTTGATCGGGGTAGCTGTTCGATTTGGAATAACCTTAAGAGTGGCGTGCCCGGAGAAGTATTTTCCGGAGAAGGAAGTTTTGGAGTTTGTGAAAAAAAATACGAAGAATAATATCCTGATAATTGATAGTCCCGAAGAAGCGGTAAAAAGTGCTGATGTTATTTATACCGATGTATGGACAAGCATGGGGCATGAAGATGAAAAAGAAGATCGTAAGAAAGCTTTTTTGCCCTATCAAATTAATTCCAGGTTGCTGAGTTTTGCAAAAAAAGATGCCATTGTAATGCATTGCTTGCCTGCGCATCGTGGTGAAGAGATTACTGACGAAGTTATTGATGGGCAGCAGTCCGTGGTTTTTGATCAGGCGGAGAACCGGTTACATGCTCAAAAAGCTGTATTGGTTAAACTTATGAAGAAAGATAAGGAGTAA